The genomic segment TGATCCCGGTGCTGGTGGCGCGCAGCAGCCAGCGGCGGTGCTCGATGCTCCGCACCGCCGCCAGCATGAGGTGCTGTTCCTGCTCGTGCCCGGCTCCGTACCAGGAGTCGTTGGTGAGGTTGACCATGGCGTGCGCGCGCCCCTCGCCATGGTCGGCCATGATCGAGCGGACGATGCCGGGGAGGATGTCCTCGTAGCAGATGAAGGTCGCGAACCGCCACGAGTCCCAGCGCAACGGCGCGGTGCTCTGGCCGCGCGCGAGCGGAGTGGAGAGAGGCGACCACTCGTACACCTCGGGGAACCATTCCCCGCCCGGGATGTATTCGCCGAAGGCGAGGAGCTGGATCTTGTCGTAGTGGTCGCCGACCTTCCCGCTTTCGTCGATGACGAAGGCGCTGTTCCAGAGCTTGCGCCCCTCGACGCGCATCGCACCGACGATGGCGGCGACGGGAACGCCACCGGTGATCGCGCGCCCGTCCATCTCGCCTGTGTACAGAGGGCGCGTGTTGAAGCCCACCTCCGGCCAGATCACCAGCTCGGCGCCGCGCGCGTGCAGCTCGGCCGTCTCGTCCTGCAGCGTCCGCACCGAGGCCAGCGGGTTGGCGTGCAGCTCCATCTCGCCGACGTTGGGCTGCGCGAGACCGACCGAGACCTTGTCCGCCGAGCGTTGCACGCGGTCGACGCGGACCAGGCGCACATATCCGTACGTCCCGCTTCCGAGCAGCGCCACCAGCGAGGCCGCCATCGCTCCCACCGGCGCCGGCTTGCCGAAGCGCCAGGCCTCGATGGCGTCGAAGAGCGCTCCGTTCACCACCGCCTGCAGCGCGGAGAGGAGCAGGGTGCCGCCGATCTCCGCGATCTGCACCAGCGGCAGCACCGGCATCAGCGCGACGCCGGTGTAGCTCTGGAAGAGCAGCGGAAAGGCGAACTCGGCGGCCACCAGGGCGAGCGGGAGCAACGC from the Deltaproteobacteria bacterium genome contains:
- the lnt gene encoding apolipoprotein N-acyltransferase gives rise to the protein MRRLVLPTLSGVLYFLSWIGFGIWPLGFVCFVPLLWSLREATPRRALWLGAWMGFVTHLGGYTWIMYVLQVFAGAPLWVAFIGYLLLCAGQGLLFGVMSLALVWVGRRTQWPAAALLPLALVAAEFAFPLLFQSYTGVALMPVLPLVQIAEIGGTLLLSALQAVVNGALFDAIEAWRFGKPAPVGAMAASLVALLGSGTYGYVRLVRVDRVQRSADKVSVGLAQPNVGEMELHANPLASVRTLQDETAELHARGAELVIWPEVGFNTRPLYTGEMDGRAITGGVPVAAIVGAMRVEGRKLWNSAFVIDESGKVGDHYDKIQLLAFGEYIPGGEWFPEVYEWSPLSTPLARGQSTAPLRWDSWRFATFICYEDILPGIVRSIMADHGEGRAHAMVNLTNDSWYGAGHEQEQHLMLAAVRSIEHRRWLLRATSTGISAFVDATGRVLQRIGRNQRGVALADVPMLQGTTPYELLGDWPGWIALASIVGVGVRSRKRS